From a region of the Helianthus annuus cultivar XRQ/B chromosome 5, HanXRQr2.0-SUNRISE, whole genome shotgun sequence genome:
- the LOC110942840 gene encoding uncharacterized protein LOC110942840: protein MEDQYSKFLELFKTLLINIPFIEAIVQMPNYAKFLKTLLANTKKMGEATNKLSNPGSFILPYEIGQLVASDALANIGARINLMLYSFFAKLGLGEPSPTRMSFLLAHRSVKYPRGIVENMLVKIGKYLYPADFVILDMDVDLKIPIILGRPFLTTARALVDVFEGKLTLGVNEELIVFNIKKHLNNSHELKEVSALMINVILEKENEMSWEDEIMDELC from the exons ATGGAAGACCAATATTCAAAGTTTCTAGAACTTTTCAAAACTCTTCTCATCAACATTCCATTTATCGAAGCCATTGTGCAAATGCCAAATTATGCTAAGTTTCTCAAAACCCTACTCGCCAATACAAAGAAGATGGGTGAAGCAACAAAT AAGTTATCCAATCCTGGAAGTTTCATACTCCCATATGAGATTGGACAATTAGTTGCAAGTGATGCATTAGCCAATATTGGTGCAAGAATTAATCTGATGCTCTACTCGTTTTTTGCTAAGTTAGGATTAGGTGAACCTTCACCTACCCGCATGAGCTTTCTATTAGCTCACAGATCAGTTAAATATCCTCGTGGTATTGTGGAAAATATGCTAGTAAAGATAGGAAAATATTTGTATCCCGCAGATTTTGTTATCTTAGATATGGATGTGGATTTAAAGATTCCTATAATTCTTGGACGTCCATTCCTAACTACTGCTAGAGCTCTCGTTGATGTTTTCGAAGGCAAGTTAACTCTTGGAGTTAATGAGGAACTAATAGTTTTTAACATTAAGAAGCATTTAAATAATAGTCACGAGCTCAAAGAAGTATCTGCTCTTATGATCAATGTCAtacttgaaaaagaaaatgagatgtCTTGGGAAGATGAAATTATGGATGAGTTATGTTAA